From Acidobacteriota bacterium, one genomic window encodes:
- the xth gene encoding exodeoxyribonuclease III, which produces MKVATWNVNSIAIRLEAVLQWLETTKTDVLCLQETKCVDDKFPQMDFLQAGYNAVFMGEKSYNGVAILSRHAIEKPQYNFADDAPEAPKRLIAATIEGVRIVNTYIPNGTELWSDKFTFKLDWLQRLRRMFDNDCPKDSDVLLCGDFNVAPEELDVWSVKNWEGKLHFSKPERAAIHHVKQWGFTDVFRRINGDLQEFSWWNYREGAFPRNQGLRIDHIWTSDSLAAKCTNCWIDREPRTWERPSDHTPVVAEFSA; this is translated from the coding sequence ATGAAAGTAGCAACCTGGAACGTAAATTCGATCGCGATTCGGCTCGAGGCGGTGTTGCAGTGGCTTGAGACGACGAAGACGGACGTGCTTTGTTTGCAGGAAACCAAATGCGTTGACGACAAGTTTCCGCAGATGGACTTTTTGCAGGCCGGCTACAACGCCGTTTTTATGGGCGAAAAGAGCTATAACGGCGTCGCAATTCTGTCACGCCACGCGATCGAAAAGCCGCAATACAACTTCGCCGACGACGCCCCCGAAGCCCCGAAACGGCTCATCGCCGCGACGATCGAAGGCGTGCGGATCGTCAACACATACATTCCCAACGGCACAGAGCTCTGGTCGGACAAATTTACTTTCAAATTGGATTGGCTGCAGCGTTTGCGACGGATGTTCGACAACGATTGTCCGAAGGACTCCGACGTTCTGCTGTGCGGCGATTTCAACGTCGCGCCCGAGGAACTCGACGTTTGGAGCGTCAAAAACTGGGAGGGCAAGCTGCATTTTTCAAAACCCGAACGCGCGGCGATCCATCACGTCAAACAATGGGGATTCACCGATGTTTTTCGCCGGATCAACGGCGACCTTCAGGAGTTTTCGTGGTGGAACTACCGCGAAGGCGCGTTTCCCCGGAATCAAGGGCTTCGAATCGATCACATTTGGACGAGCGACAGTCTGGCGGCAAAATGCACGAACTGCTGGATCGACCGCGAACCGCGCACGTGGGAACGTCCCTCGGATCACACGCCGGTCGTGGCCGAATTTTCGGCTTAA
- a CDS encoding S1/P1 nuclease translates to MKRKLFLLLFASLTFSLPVLGWNDVGHKLSSYIAWQRLSPAARERVVALLSKAPEDSGLAALYPQDSRSTAAKQREFFMIAAFWADIVRDRNFPLRNKYHRGNWHYSDTFWRLDNGKLEILPNPSEDGGKAVEQLMESEKTLRNATATEAEKAIALAWFLHLAGDIHQPLHTSARVTEQEPKGDQGGNLFVLTPKDTPRENQMNLHWFWDSIVNRVIERKDEAADSAYLPPIAEKWMKIHPFGKYRSKIKPGQFAEWQKESFELATSSVFPGSLKREAMPSDDYVKGAFRISEEQITLAGYRMGEMLNSIFDTPATQANADPPCRIIRRVSYPVSKTNLPDAKFEIALLDLCPPNKGMVARPMTSLMINGEFKMFEYDVVRIFKSEQEARDFARMNNIKDIGF, encoded by the coding sequence ATGAAAAGAAAACTGTTTCTTCTTTTGTTCGCGTCGTTGACGTTTTCGCTGCCGGTTCTCGGCTGGAACGATGTCGGACACAAGCTTTCAAGCTATATCGCGTGGCAGAGGCTTTCGCCCGCGGCGCGCGAACGCGTCGTCGCGTTGCTGTCCAAAGCGCCCGAGGACTCCGGGCTCGCGGCGCTCTATCCACAGGATTCGCGATCGACGGCCGCAAAACAACGCGAGTTCTTTATGATCGCGGCATTTTGGGCCGATATTGTCCGCGATCGGAACTTCCCGCTTCGCAACAAGTATCACCGAGGTAACTGGCATTACTCCGATACGTTTTGGCGCCTTGATAACGGGAAACTCGAGATTCTGCCGAACCCGAGCGAGGACGGCGGAAAAGCGGTCGAACAGTTAATGGAAAGCGAAAAGACGCTCCGCAACGCGACCGCGACCGAGGCCGAAAAGGCGATCGCGCTGGCCTGGTTTCTGCACCTCGCCGGCGACATTCATCAGCCGCTTCATACGTCGGCGCGGGTTACGGAACAGGAACCGAAAGGCGATCAGGGCGGCAACCTTTTCGTTCTGACTCCGAAGGATACCCCTCGCGAGAATCAGATGAATCTTCACTGGTTCTGGGATTCGATCGTCAACCGCGTGATCGAGCGCAAGGACGAGGCTGCCGACAGCGCGTATCTGCCGCCGATCGCCGAAAAATGGATGAAGATCCACCCGTTTGGCAAATACCGGTCGAAGATCAAACCAGGGCAGTTCGCCGAGTGGCAGAAGGAGAGTTTCGAATTGGCGACGAGTTCGGTCTTCCCGGGAAGTCTGAAGCGGGAAGCGATGCCGTCGGACGATTACGTCAAAGGCGCCTTTCGGATTTCGGAAGAGCAGATCACGCTCGCGGGATATCGGATGGGCGAGATGTTGAACAGCATTTTCGACACGCCGGCAACGCAGGCCAATGCTGATCCGCCGTGCCGGATCATCCGCCGCGTTTCGTATCCGGTTTCAAAAACGAATCTGCCGGACGCGAAATTCGAGATCGCGCTGCTTGATCTTTGCCCGCCGAACAAGGGAATGGTCGCGCGCCCGATGACGAGCCTGATGATCAACGGTGAATTCAAGATGTTCGAGTATGACGTGGTTCGTATATTCAAGTCCGAACAGGAAGCGCGCGATTTTGCTCGGATGAACAACATCAAAGACATCGGCTTTTAA
- a CDS encoding aspartyl protease family protein: MRFGILGVVDGFPFRVARLVLTVALLSAIAFASDDVQQTDEDSRFLIKQSEKLIRKGRFEEAEKILRALLVREPNHSAAKLKLAYVSLKQKELLDAYELSFEVAKAEPKNSYAFAVLGATLLSAGNFREAETVLVNSLTLNKKEALGWAGLGMLDFYENRINDSIENLKTAAYYDPEEPDFIFSLAQVSARAERYRESAEAYRRFLQISPEADFERRDRIKGLINFLSFLGQKASLYDVTGAKQASVNIDLLRDRPVLEVRLNRNDEPLRFVLDTGSGISVISQETAERLKIKTVTRGGLARAIGGTGKFEIVYGFLKSVEIGDVQVRNVPVYIRDFHSNDERIDGYIGLSLISKFLTTLDYGERKFTLTKKEVADDIGTIPEGELFLPLRLTSSGFLSGEVQLEGIERSLNFIVDTGASVSVISDELAGTEEMSRFLRVETMRVIGAAGITDNVRSFMLPRVTFGSHSRESIMAVALDLNIINEASGFRQSGILGGNFLKNYRLTFDFKNSKVIFTPVGK; the protein is encoded by the coding sequence ATGCGATTTGGAATTCTTGGCGTTGTTGATGGATTTCCTTTCCGTGTCGCGCGTCTCGTTCTCACGGTCGCTTTGCTTTCGGCGATCGCGTTTGCCTCCGACGATGTTCAACAAACCGATGAAGATTCGCGATTTCTCATCAAACAGTCCGAAAAGCTGATTCGAAAAGGCCGCTTTGAAGAAGCCGAGAAGATCCTTCGCGCACTGCTCGTCCGCGAGCCGAACCATTCGGCGGCAAAACTCAAGCTTGCCTACGTTTCACTCAAGCAAAAAGAACTTCTCGATGCTTACGAGCTTTCGTTCGAGGTCGCCAAGGCCGAACCCAAGAACTCCTACGCTTTTGCCGTTCTCGGAGCGACACTGCTCAGCGCGGGCAACTTTCGTGAAGCCGAAACGGTTTTGGTCAACTCGCTGACTCTCAACAAGAAGGAAGCACTCGGATGGGCCGGGCTCGGGATGCTCGACTTTTATGAGAATCGGATCAACGATTCGATTGAAAACCTCAAGACGGCGGCGTACTACGACCCCGAAGAACCCGACTTCATTTTCAGCCTTGCACAGGTATCGGCTCGGGCCGAGCGCTATCGGGAGTCTGCGGAAGCGTATCGACGCTTTTTGCAAATTTCTCCCGAAGCGGACTTTGAGCGTCGCGACCGGATCAAAGGATTGATCAATTTTCTGAGCTTTCTGGGACAGAAGGCGTCGCTGTACGACGTCACCGGCGCAAAACAGGCGTCGGTCAACATTGATTTGCTCCGCGACCGACCGGTCCTGGAGGTTCGCCTGAACCGTAACGATGAGCCTCTGCGCTTCGTTCTCGATACGGGTTCGGGGATCAGTGTAATCTCGCAAGAGACCGCAGAGCGCTTGAAGATAAAGACGGTCACACGCGGCGGACTTGCGCGGGCGATCGGTGGAACGGGGAAGTTCGAGATCGTTTACGGATTCTTGAAGTCGGTCGAGATCGGTGACGTGCAGGTTCGAAACGTGCCGGTTTACATTCGGGACTTTCATTCGAATGACGAACGAATAGACGGTTATATCGGCCTTTCCTTGATCTCGAAGTTTTTGACCACGCTCGACTATGGCGAACGAAAGTTCACGTTGACGAAAAAGGAGGTGGCCGACGATATTGGGACGATTCCGGAAGGTGAGCTGTTTCTTCCCTTGCGTCTGACGTCGAGCGGCTTTCTCAGCGGCGAGGTCCAGCTCGAAGGAATCGAGCGAAGCTTGAATTTCATAGTCGATACCGGAGCGAGCGTATCCGTTATCTCGGACGAACTCGCCGGAACAGAAGAAATGAGCCGATTCCTGCGGGTTGAAACGATGCGCGTCATCGGCGCGGCCGGAATCACCGACAACGTCAGGTCCTTTATGCTTCCGCGCGTCACCTTCGGCAGCCATTCCCGCGAAAGCATAATGGCCGTCGCGCTCGATCTGAATATCATCAACGAAGCTTCGGGATTTCGCCAATCTGGGATACTTGGCGGGAACTTTCTCAAGAACTACCGATTGACGTTCGATTTCAAGAACTCGAAAGTCATTTTTACGCCGGTCGGAAAGTAA
- a CDS encoding M20 family metallopeptidase produces MDKLLEFFNGRQERIIRRIQQLVEIESPSRDEAGSRMVAVWLEDELRRISDDFKIERTAVEGFGEHVVIRAYEGDRKPVLLLGHTDTVHPRGTKEQNPTRIENGKLYGCGTFDMKANVVVMLEVLRAFKEFDLSPPRPITIVLSCDEEIGSHSGREIVEREAALAEYVLVCEPSADGRAKTGRKGTGMFTIRAHGIPAHAGLEPEKGASAILELARQIQKLHSLNSPAKGTTVNVCTIAGGTTSNVIPSEAECEVDVRFSSMKEAQRIEAAIDALKPFDERVRLEVIGEINRPPMERSRAVLKLYERARKTALEFEYELGETTVGGASDGNFVAALGVPLLDGLGIWGNGAHTLNEHVIVDDIPKRALLLARMILEK; encoded by the coding sequence ATGGACAAATTGCTAGAATTTTTCAACGGGCGCCAGGAACGCATAATCCGACGGATCCAACAACTTGTTGAGATCGAGTCGCCCTCGCGCGACGAGGCCGGCAGCCGGATGGTCGCCGTTTGGCTCGAAGATGAGCTCAGGCGGATCTCCGACGACTTTAAGATCGAACGGACGGCCGTCGAAGGATTCGGCGAACATGTCGTCATTCGCGCCTACGAAGGCGATCGAAAACCGGTTCTTCTCCTGGGACATACCGATACCGTCCATCCGCGCGGCACAAAGGAACAAAACCCGACACGCATCGAGAACGGCAAGCTTTACGGCTGCGGCACCTTCGATATGAAGGCGAACGTGGTGGTAATGCTCGAAGTATTGCGCGCCTTCAAGGAGTTCGACCTTTCGCCGCCGAGGCCGATCACGATCGTCTTGAGCTGCGATGAAGAGATCGGCAGCCACAGTGGACGCGAGATAGTCGAACGCGAAGCGGCGCTCGCCGAGTATGTGCTCGTCTGCGAACCATCGGCCGACGGCCGCGCGAAGACCGGGCGCAAGGGCACGGGAATGTTCACCATCAGGGCGCACGGAATTCCGGCCCACGCCGGACTCGAACCGGAAAAGGGTGCGTCGGCGATCCTCGAATTGGCAAGGCAGATCCAGAAGCTCCATTCGTTGAACAGTCCGGCAAAAGGCACGACAGTCAATGTTTGCACGATCGCCGGCGGCACGACGTCGAACGTCATTCCGTCGGAGGCGGAATGTGAGGTCGATGTCCGTTTTTCGTCGATGAAGGAAGCGCAACGAATCGAGGCCGCGATCGACGCGCTCAAGCCGTTTGACGAGCGCGTCCGGCTCGAGGTCATCGGTGAGATCAACCGTCCGCCGATGGAGCGCAGCCGGGCCGTTCTGAAACTCTATGAACGGGCGCGGAAAACCGCGCTCGAATTTGAATACGAACTCGGCGAAACGACGGTCGGCGGCGCATCGGACGGTAATTTCGTTGCCGCGCTCGGAGTTCCTCTTCTCGATGGGCTGGGTATTTGGGGCAACGGGGCGCATACCCTCAATGAGCACGTCATCGTCGACGATATCCCGAAACGCGCCTTGCTTCTCGCGCGAATGATCCTTGAGAAATGA
- a CDS encoding amidohydrolase family protein codes for MKIFSAKYLLPISAPPIEGGAIAFEEDLIAAVGPLADVIARFPDADREDFGEAAIMPGLVNVHSHLELTSMRGFADEFDHDFHSWLIKITTTRGERLDERDLELAAIAGAFEGARAGVTCFADIGRLGSAGFKALTANGLRGIVYQETEFSPDDRTAADDFVILRNRFEALRARETTLVRAGISPHAPYTVSASLFESITDYSLRDEVKLTIHAAESVMEEDLMLYGTGFFAGVYEKFGFEFRNPASSTIAYFEKIGVLRAKPLLAHCVRVSDADIDLIADSDSRVAHCPKSNAKFGHGAAPFEKFLERGVRTGLGSDSMASNNVCDLFEEARFATLLARTADESNRFVQPREMIETATIGGARALGLEDEIGSLEAGKQADLIVVALDNVAQLPIHDINSALVFATNSRDVLLTVVAGEEIVRNGKSLKVDQSEIRKTLAGIGLKMPRED; via the coding sequence ATGAAGATCTTCAGCGCCAAGTACTTGCTTCCGATATCCGCGCCGCCGATCGAAGGCGGCGCGATCGCGTTTGAGGAAGATCTGATCGCTGCGGTCGGACCGCTTGCCGATGTGATCGCGCGCTTTCCGGACGCCGATCGGGAAGATTTCGGCGAGGCTGCGATAATGCCCGGACTCGTGAACGTCCATTCGCATCTCGAACTGACCTCGATGCGCGGATTCGCCGATGAATTCGACCACGATTTTCATTCCTGGCTGATAAAGATCACGACCACGCGCGGCGAACGGCTCGACGAGCGTGACCTCGAACTCGCGGCAATCGCCGGTGCGTTCGAGGGCGCGCGTGCCGGCGTAACGTGTTTTGCCGATATCGGCCGGCTCGGTTCGGCAGGTTTCAAGGCCCTCACCGCTAACGGTTTGCGGGGCATCGTCTATCAGGAAACCGAGTTTTCGCCGGACGACCGAACTGCCGCCGACGATTTCGTGATACTGAGGAACAGGTTCGAGGCGTTGCGGGCACGCGAGACGACACTTGTCCGCGCCGGGATTTCGCCGCACGCGCCTTACACGGTCAGCGCTTCGTTGTTCGAATCGATCACGGACTATTCGCTTCGGGATGAGGTCAAACTGACGATTCACGCGGCGGAATCGGTGATGGAAGAAGATCTGATGCTTTACGGAACGGGGTTCTTCGCCGGAGTTTATGAAAAGTTCGGTTTCGAGTTCCGTAATCCGGCGAGTTCGACGATCGCCTATTTCGAAAAGATCGGCGTGCTCCGCGCCAAACCGCTTTTGGCGCATTGTGTTCGTGTTTCGGATGCCGACATCGATCTCATCGCCGATTCCGATTCGCGCGTCGCCCACTGCCCGAAGTCCAACGCCAAATTCGGACACGGTGCGGCGCCGTTCGAAAAATTCCTTGAGCGCGGGGTAAGAACCGGACTGGGAAGCGATTCGATGGCGAGCAATAACGTTTGCGATCTGTTTGAAGAGGCGCGGTTCGCTACGCTTCTGGCGCGAACCGCGGACGAATCGAATCGTTTCGTTCAACCGCGAGAGATGATCGAAACCGCGACGATTGGCGGCGCCCGCGCGCTTGGACTCGAAGACGAGATCGGGTCTCTTGAAGCCGGCAAACAGGCCGACCTGATCGTCGTTGCCCTCGACAACGTCGCGCAGTTGCCGATTCACGACATCAATTCCGCGCTGGTGTTTGCAACCAACTCCCGCGACGTTCTCTTGACGGTCGTCGCCGGCGAAGAGATCGTCCGCAATGGAAAGTCATTAAAGGTCGATCAAAGCGAGATCCGGAAAACGCTCGCCGGAATCGGCCTGAAGATGCCGCGCGAAGATTAG
- a CDS encoding N-glycosylase/DNA lyase has protein sequence MKKEREPSTFENIKRAHAERGVEIRQRLEEFSSVWQSGDDDRLWEEMVYCFFTGGCSARMGLRSVEAVRGLLKEGSHEELMNALVGRHRYPRARARYIVASREFLTADCEMRLRQRLSGFSDPLERRDWLVKEKGIKGLGYKEASHYLRNIGLKGYAILDKHVLRCMSELKIIEEPKPPNTRSKYLRVEDKLKKFALRSEIDFDELDLVLWSMKTGEILK, from the coding sequence GTGAAGAAAGAGCGCGAACCCTCAACATTTGAAAACATTAAGCGAGCGCACGCCGAACGCGGGGTTGAGATTCGACAGCGTTTGGAAGAGTTTTCATCGGTTTGGCAATCGGGGGATGACGACCGGTTGTGGGAAGAAATGGTTTACTGCTTCTTTACCGGCGGTTGCTCCGCCCGAATGGGGCTCAGATCGGTCGAGGCCGTTCGCGGCCTGCTTAAAGAAGGCTCCCACGAGGAACTGATGAACGCGCTCGTTGGCCGTCACCGCTATCCGCGGGCCCGCGCTCGCTACATCGTGGCCTCGCGTGAGTTTCTTACGGCGGATTGCGAAATGCGGTTGCGCCAACGCTTGTCGGGCTTCAGCGATCCGCTTGAAAGACGCGATTGGCTCGTGAAGGAAAAGGGAATTAAGGGGCTTGGGTACAAAGAAGCCAGCCATTATCTGCGCAACATTGGACTTAAAGGATACGCAATACTCGACAAACACGTCTTGCGCTGTATGTCGGAGTTGAAAATTATCGAGGAACCTAAGCCACCAAATACGCGTTCGAAGTATCTAAGGGTCGAAGACAAGCTGAAAAAATTTGCCCTTCGTTCCGAAATCGACTTTGACGAGCTGGATCTGGTCCTTTGGTCGATGAAAACCGGGGAGATTCTGAAGTAA
- a CDS encoding site-specific DNA-methyltransferase: MTAQNPEKIRAPRNRTIGIKPSETDRLRALVSVDARDFRNKVIGGDAFAILEQLPASTFDLLFADPPYNLTKSFGEESFRRTSLDDYEAWLDSWLVKCVRLLKPTSSVYICGDWRSAAAIQRVGMKYFRLRNRITWEREKGRGAKRNWKNSSEDIWFFTVSDDFVFNTEAVKMKRRVIAPYTENGEPKDWERSPDGDFRLTHPSNLWTDLTVPFWSMPENTDHPTQKPEKLLAKIVLASTNAGQIVLDPFAGSGTAAVVAKKLGRDFCAIESDGQYCLLAQKRLELAESDTSIQGFEGGIFFERNSKSR; the protein is encoded by the coding sequence ATGACCGCGCAAAACCCCGAAAAGATTCGCGCACCGCGAAACCGGACGATCGGGATCAAACCATCCGAAACGGACCGTTTGCGGGCGCTGGTTTCCGTCGACGCGCGCGATTTTCGAAATAAGGTCATCGGCGGTGACGCGTTCGCGATTTTGGAGCAACTTCCCGCTTCGACCTTCGACCTGCTTTTCGCCGACCCGCCGTACAATCTGACGAAGAGCTTCGGCGAAGAATCGTTTCGCCGGACCTCGCTCGACGACTATGAGGCGTGGCTCGACTCGTGGCTCGTCAAATGCGTTCGGTTATTGAAGCCGACCTCGTCGGTTTACATATGCGGCGACTGGCGTTCGGCCGCCGCGATCCAGCGCGTCGGGATGAAGTATTTCCGGCTTCGAAACCGAATCACCTGGGAGCGCGAAAAAGGTCGCGGCGCAAAGCGGAATTGGAAAAATTCGTCCGAGGACATTTGGTTTTTCACCGTGTCCGACGACTTTGTTTTCAATACCGAAGCCGTCAAGATGAAGCGCCGCGTGATCGCGCCGTACACCGAAAACGGTGAGCCCAAAGATTGGGAGCGATCACCGGACGGTGATTTCAGGCTGACGCACCCGTCGAATCTTTGGACGGATCTGACGGTTCCGTTCTGGTCGATGCCGGAAAACACGGATCATCCGACGCAAAAACCCGAAAAGCTGCTGGCCAAGATCGTCCTGGCTTCGACCAACGCGGGCCAGATTGTCCTCGATCCGTTTGCGGGGAGCGGCACGGCCGCCGTCGTCGCCAAAAAACTCGGCCGCGATTTCTGCGCGATCGAGAGCGACGGGCAGTATTGTTTGCTGGCGCAGAAACGTTTGGAACTGGCCGAAAGCGATACGTCTATTCAAGGATTTGAAGGCGGGATCTTTTTTGAACGGAATTCGAAAAGCCGGTGA
- a CDS encoding nitroreductase family protein, with amino-acid sequence MNEPNFIPLKFKRPESDANGLSRAREFFENLDRRRTVRDFSDEPVPIEVIETAIRAAGTAPSGANMQPWRFIVVRDPGTKRKIREAAEHEESESYNNRMSDKWLRRLAPLGTDEHKPFLEIAPYLIVVFRITSVTENGESEPTYYSQESVGIAVGLLLAALHTAGLATLTHTPSPMKFLQEILGRPKSEVPFVLIPVGYPAEGAKVPDIKRKSLDEIMLVV; translated from the coding sequence ATGAATGAACCCAATTTTATCCCGCTCAAATTCAAACGGCCGGAATCGGACGCGAATGGACTATCCCGTGCCCGGGAGTTTTTCGAGAACCTTGATCGCCGCCGGACAGTGCGCGACTTTTCTGATGAGCCGGTACCGATCGAGGTTATCGAAACGGCGATCCGCGCGGCAGGAACGGCGCCTTCGGGGGCAAATATGCAGCCCTGGCGGTTCATCGTCGTGCGCGATCCGGGGACGAAACGCAAGATCCGCGAAGCCGCCGAACACGAGGAATCCGAGAGCTACAACAATCGGATGAGCGACAAATGGCTGCGCCGGCTGGCACCGCTCGGAACCGACGAACACAAGCCGTTTCTCGAGATCGCGCCCTATCTGATAGTCGTTTTCCGGATCACTTCAGTTACCGAAAACGGCGAATCTGAACCGACCTATTATTCGCAGGAATCCGTCGGGATCGCCGTCGGATTGCTGCTCGCGGCGCTCCACACAGCGGGTCTGGCAACTCTCACGCACACGCCGAGCCCGATGAAGTTCCTGCAGGAGATTCTCGGACGGCCGAAATCCGAGGTTCCTTTCGTACTGATTCCGGTCGGATATCCGGCCGAAGGAGCAAAGGTCCCTGACATCAAGAGAAAATCGCTGGATGAAATTATGTTGGTTGTTTGA
- a CDS encoding type II toxin-antitoxin system VapC family toxin produces MKQSLYLETSVVGAYLDNGEPFRRDLTIRWWEHELSEYRVFSSELVRRELERVAEPHRSGYLNLIKPLESLDVVEEVAILAEGYVSRGIFQRRFLADAVHVAIASFYKVDYLVTWNFGHLANVRKQARIKLFNTAAGFFSPSVVTPEFLVHSL; encoded by the coding sequence ATGAAGCAATCACTTTATCTTGAAACCTCGGTTGTCGGGGCGTACCTCGACAACGGGGAGCCGTTTCGCCGCGATCTCACCATTCGCTGGTGGGAGCACGAGCTTTCGGAATATCGCGTCTTTAGCTCGGAACTTGTCCGGCGCGAACTCGAACGTGTGGCGGAGCCGCATCGTTCCGGTTATCTGAATCTGATCAAGCCGCTCGAGAGTCTCGACGTTGTCGAGGAAGTTGCGATACTCGCGGAAGGTTATGTATCCCGGGGAATTTTTCAAAGACGGTTTCTGGCCGACGCGGTCCACGTGGCGATCGCGTCCTTTTACAAGGTCGACTATCTGGTGACCTGGAATTTCGGTCACCTCGCGAATGTCCGCAAGCAGGCGCGCATCAAGCTTTTCAATACCGCGGCGGGGTTCTTTTCGCCGTCCGTCGTGACGCCGGAGTTTCTTGTCCACAGTCTCTGA
- a CDS encoding lytic transglycosylase domain-containing protein: MIIGLVLILLIGAGAVGYYVFRQYWIHRYDELIFRQATVYRLDDRLVWSVIYEETYFRAWMVGADAEVGLMQITPTVAREWAKETGLKEFEKQSAENVNLLLRDPERNIQIGCWYLEKLRERYHDYAAENAMTLAAYNAGPSRVEEWTRGAPDASRLKEEEFVRLIGIASTRSYVTSILERFYEQKR, translated from the coding sequence GTGATTATCGGTTTAGTCCTGATCCTGCTAATCGGAGCCGGCGCGGTCGGTTACTACGTGTTCAGGCAATATTGGATCCATCGCTATGACGAACTGATCTTTCGGCAGGCGACTGTCTACAGGCTTGATGACCGGCTCGTCTGGAGCGTGATCTACGAGGAGACCTACTTTCGTGCCTGGATGGTCGGTGCGGACGCCGAAGTCGGCCTGATGCAGATAACCCCGACCGTCGCCCGCGAGTGGGCGAAGGAGACCGGGCTCAAGGAGTTTGAAAAACAGTCGGCCGAAAACGTCAATCTGCTTCTCAGGGATCCGGAACGCAACATACAGATCGGCTGTTGGTACCTTGAAAAACTCCGCGAAAGATATCACGATTACGCGGCCGAGAATGCGATGACGCTTGCGGCCTACAACGCCGGCCCAAGCCGTGTCGAGGAATGGACGCGCGGCGCGCCGGACGCCTCTCGGCTCAAGGAAGAAGAATTTGTGCGGTTGATAGGCATCGCATCGACGAGATCTTATGTCACGTCGATCCTCGAGCGCTTTTACGAACAGAAACGATGA